A section of the Eublepharis macularius isolate TG4126 chromosome 1, MPM_Emac_v1.0, whole genome shotgun sequence genome encodes:
- the LOC129325319 gene encoding tyrosine-protein kinase Fer-like, with amino-acid sequence MTLRALPPPMPLIPVAQRPLSQQDWFHGSLTRQETQALLSREGDFLVRGSQGQPGGYVLSVMSGGQCKHFIIQCLKGRYHFEPTGPSFSSISQLIHHHLKSHQGLTARSPVLLGNPVVRAKWDLSHDDVILGELLGSGNFGEVYSGRLSYDNTPVAVKTCREHLAPETKEKFLMEARILRQYHHPNIVRIIGICARKQPILIIMELVSGGDFLSFLHQEGSRLWVQDLIRFAIQAAAGMAYLESHYCIHRDLAARNCLVGEGSILKISDFGMSRQEENGVYSSKEGLKHIPIKWTAPEALKYGRYSTESDVWSYGILLWEIFSLGSTPYPGMSNQQVISQVERGFRMRAPKRCPTDVYDLMQRCWDRDPHGRPTFSAIYKEMLQLHWDSE; translated from the exons CTGCCTCCTCCAATGCCCTTGATCCCAGTGGCACAAAGACCCCTTTCCCAGCAGGACTGGTTCCATGGTTCCCTCACCAGGCAAGAAACGCAGGCCCTGCTGTCCAGAGAAGGAGACTTCTTGGTGAGGGGGAGCCAAGGCCAGCCTGGAGGATACGTCCTGTCAGTGATGAGTGGAGGACAATGCAAGCATTTTATCATCCAGTGTTTGAAG GGCAGATACCACTTTGAGCCAACTGGCCCCAGTTTCTCCAGCATCTCTCAGCTGATTCACCACCACTTAAAATCACACCAGGGGCTCACAGCAAGATCCCCTGTACTCTTGGGCAATCCTGTTGTACGG GCAAAGTGGGACCTTAGCCACGATGATGTGATTTTGGGTGAATTACTGGGCAGT GGAAATTTCGGGGAAGTATACAGTGGCCGCCTGTCCTATGATAACACCCCAGTGGCTGTgaagacctgcagggaacacCTTGCTCCAGAGACAAAGGAGAAGTTTCTCATGGAAGCCAG GATTCTGAGGCAATACCACCACCCAAATATTGTCCGCATCATTGGCATCTGTGCACGGAAACAGCCCATCCTCATAATCATGGAGCTGGTGTCTG gTGGGGATTTCTTGTCCTTCCTGCATCAGGAGGGGAGCCGGCTCTGGGTGCAAGATCTCATCCGCTTTGCAATTCAAGCTGCAGCAGGCATGGCCTATCTGGAAAGCCATTACTGCATCCACAG AGATCTGGCTGCTCGGAACTGCCTTGTGGGGGAAGGCAGCATCCTCAAGATCAGTGACTTTGGTATGTCCCGGCAGGAGGAGAATGGCGTCTACTCATCCAAGGAAGGCCTCAAGCACATCCCGATCAAATGGACAGCACCAGAGGCTTTGAAATACG GCCGGTATTCCACAGAGAGTGATGTCTGGAGTTATGGCATTCTCTTGTGGGAGATCTTCAGTTTAGGAAGCACCCCTTATCCCGGAATGTCTAATCAGCAAGTGATCAGCCAGGTGGAAAGAG GCTTTCGGATGCGAGCCCCAAAGCGTTGTCCTACAGATGTCTATGATCTGATGCAGCGGTGCTGGGATCGTGACCCCCACGGGCGCCCTACATTCTCTGCCATCTACAAGGAGATGTTGCAGCTTCACTGGGATTCTGAATGA